Proteins from a single region of Deinococcus aerolatus:
- a CDS encoding universal stress protein: MTGSRGREGEDAVFNQVLIGIDFSVCSRQALHTARQHFPEARRRLMYVAAAGPTAPTALDLLTVDNSEPSDTERGRVRLEVLCEAGETSCCVAGHPATALLDEARRWGADLIVLGTHGRRGLSHLFFGSVAQGVVRAAPMPVLTVRAVEETR; encoded by the coding sequence TCAATCAGGTGCTGATCGGTATCGATTTCTCGGTGTGCAGCAGGCAGGCGCTGCACACGGCACGCCAACACTTTCCAGAGGCCCGGCGGCGCCTGATGTACGTTGCGGCCGCTGGTCCCACGGCGCCCACAGCGCTGGACCTCCTGACCGTGGACAACAGCGAACCCAGCGACACCGAGCGGGGGCGCGTGCGCCTGGAAGTCCTGTGTGAAGCCGGCGAAACCTCATGTTGCGTGGCTGGCCACCCTGCAACCGCGCTGCTCGACGAGGCGCGGCGCTGGGGCGCTGACCTGATCGTGCTGGGCACCCATGGACGCCGCGGGCTGAGCCACCTGTTCTTTGGTTCGGTGGCGCAAGGGGTGGTGCGCGCCGCGCCGATGCCGGTGCTAACCGTCCGCGCAGTGGAAGAGACACGCTAG